One segment of Gordonia terrae DNA contains the following:
- the glgX gene encoding glycogen debranching protein GlgX: MTSPKAGKTEPPAPGAQPGDPGSTADPHSSADPSSSGGPREPGLDTTSTTAAPPSGDLTSEPVPMPSDPIQAEALVHPEPAPIPVWPGTPYPLGATYDGVGTNFSLFSEVAEAVELCLIDREGHERRIRLEEVDGYCWHCYLPNVGPGQFYGFRVYGPYDPSQGLRCDPSKLLLDPYGKAFHGDFDGDASLFSYPLPSPPEADDEPAADGSGDEASATVTDAAGDTGPEADGAGDADASAPDDAADPDADNTDEAPPAETGQDDNGAAPSAEDNAQTAGAEPVNEMPQLDSLGHTMVSVVINPYFDWQNDRSPNRPYHQTVIYEAHVKGMTATHPDIPEYLRGTYAGLCHPVIIDHLKELGITAIELMPVHQFMQDFVLRDQGLRNYWGYNTFGFLAPHIEYSSNPDQPASAVTEFKAMVREFHNAGIEVILDVVYNHTAEGNHLGPTVSFRGIDNAAYYRLVDGEPEMYMDYTGTGNSLNGRHPHTLQLIMDSLRYWILEMHVDGFRFDLASTLARELHDVDRLSAFFDLVQQDPVVSQVKLIAEPWDIGEGGYQVGNFPPLWTEWNGKYRDTVRDYWRGEPSTLGEFASRLTGSSDLYEATGRRPLASINFVIAHDGFTLRDLVSYNEKHNMANGEDNRDGESHNRSWNCGVEGPTDDPEINALRARQQRNILATLFLSQGTPMLAHGDEIGRTQQGNNNVYCQDSELSWMDWTLAEENADLLEFTRKAIALRTRHPVFRRRKFFGGKPIRWGDQALDIAWLTPAGQEMTAEDWDSGFGKSLAVFLNGNGLGEKDERGELVVDDSFFICFNAHYEDLDYTLPPNWYGNEWVGELDTTHPVGETELTAASGESVTVGARSVLVLRKTA; encoded by the coding sequence ATGACGTCGCCGAAGGCGGGTAAGACCGAACCGCCAGCCCCCGGTGCCCAGCCGGGCGATCCCGGCTCCACCGCCGATCCTCACTCTTCTGCCGATCCCAGCTCTTCCGGTGGGCCCCGCGAACCAGGTCTCGACACCACCTCGACGACAGCAGCGCCACCGAGCGGCGACCTCACCTCCGAGCCGGTTCCGATGCCGTCCGACCCTATCCAGGCCGAGGCGCTCGTCCACCCCGAGCCGGCGCCGATCCCGGTGTGGCCCGGTACCCCGTACCCCCTCGGCGCCACGTACGACGGTGTGGGAACGAACTTCTCGCTGTTCTCGGAGGTCGCCGAAGCCGTCGAGCTGTGCCTGATCGACCGCGAGGGCCACGAACGCCGCATCCGGCTCGAAGAGGTCGACGGATACTGCTGGCACTGCTATCTGCCCAACGTCGGTCCGGGACAGTTCTACGGCTTCCGCGTCTACGGACCCTATGACCCGTCGCAGGGACTGCGTTGCGACCCGAGCAAGTTGCTGCTCGACCCGTACGGCAAGGCGTTCCACGGCGACTTCGACGGCGACGCATCGCTGTTCTCCTACCCGCTCCCGTCGCCTCCCGAGGCCGACGACGAACCCGCGGCCGACGGCAGCGGCGACGAGGCTTCCGCCACCGTGACCGACGCGGCCGGTGACACCGGGCCCGAGGCGGACGGCGCCGGCGACGCGGACGCATCCGCGCCCGACGATGCGGCCGACCCCGACGCCGACAACACCGACGAGGCCCCACCCGCCGAGACCGGGCAGGACGACAACGGAGCCGCACCGAGCGCGGAGGACAACGCCCAGACCGCCGGCGCCGAACCGGTCAACGAGATGCCGCAACTGGACTCGCTCGGGCACACCATGGTCTCGGTGGTGATCAACCCCTACTTCGACTGGCAGAACGATCGGTCGCCCAATCGCCCGTATCACCAGACGGTGATCTACGAAGCGCACGTCAAGGGTATGACCGCGACCCACCCCGACATCCCGGAATACCTTCGCGGTACCTATGCGGGGCTGTGCCATCCGGTGATCATCGACCATCTCAAGGAACTGGGGATCACGGCCATCGAGCTGATGCCCGTCCACCAGTTCATGCAGGACTTCGTGCTGCGCGATCAGGGTCTCCGGAACTACTGGGGCTACAACACCTTCGGCTTCCTGGCGCCGCACATCGAGTACTCGTCGAACCCCGACCAGCCGGCCAGCGCGGTGACCGAGTTCAAGGCGATGGTCCGCGAATTCCACAACGCGGGCATCGAGGTCATCCTCGACGTCGTCTACAACCACACCGCCGAGGGCAATCATCTCGGTCCGACCGTGTCGTTCCGCGGCATCGACAACGCCGCCTACTACCGGCTCGTCGACGGCGAGCCCGAGATGTACATGGACTACACCGGAACCGGCAACAGTCTCAACGGCCGTCATCCGCACACGCTGCAGCTCATCATGGACTCGCTGCGCTACTGGATCCTCGAGATGCACGTCGACGGTTTCCGTTTCGACCTCGCGTCCACGCTGGCCCGCGAACTCCACGACGTGGACCGCCTGTCGGCGTTCTTCGATCTCGTGCAGCAAGACCCGGTCGTCAGCCAGGTGAAGCTCATCGCCGAACCGTGGGACATCGGCGAGGGCGGCTACCAGGTGGGCAACTTCCCACCGCTGTGGACCGAATGGAACGGCAAATACCGCGACACCGTGCGCGACTACTGGCGCGGCGAGCCATCCACCCTGGGCGAGTTCGCCTCCCGGTTGACCGGGTCCTCGGATCTGTACGAGGCGACCGGCCGACGCCCGCTGGCGAGCATCAACTTCGTCATCGCCCACGACGGTTTCACGCTGCGGGACCTGGTGTCCTACAACGAGAAACACAACATGGCCAACGGCGAGGACAATCGCGACGGCGAGAGCCACAACCGATCGTGGAACTGCGGCGTCGAAGGTCCGACCGACGATCCCGAGATCAACGCACTGCGCGCACGGCAGCAGCGGAACATCCTGGCCACGCTGTTCCTGTCGCAGGGCACGCCGATGCTCGCGCACGGCGACGAGATCGGACGCACCCAGCAGGGCAACAACAACGTCTACTGCCAGGACTCCGAATTGTCCTGGATGGACTGGACACTCGCCGAGGAGAACGCCGACCTGCTGGAGTTCACCCGCAAGGCCATCGCCTTGCGCACCCGACATCCGGTGTTCCGGCGTCGGAAGTTCTTCGGCGGGAAGCCGATCCGATGGGGTGACCAGGCGCTCGACATCGCCTGGCTCACACCCGCCGGCCAGGAGATGACCGCCGAGGACTGGGACAGCGGGTTCGGCAAGAGCCTTGCCGTGTTCCTCAACGGAAACGGCCTGGGCGAGAAGGACGAACGCGGCGAACTGGTGGTCGACGACTCGTTCTTCATCTGCTTCAACGCACACTACGAGGACCTGGACTACACTCTTCCGCCGAACTGGTACGGCAACGAGTGGGTCGGTGAACTGGACACGACCCACCCCGTCGGGGAGACCGAACTGACGGCCGCTTCCGGCGAGTCGGTGACGGTCGGCGCCCGCTCGGTCCTGGTCCTGCGGAAGACCGCCTGA
- the treY gene encoding malto-oligosyltrehalose synthase, with protein MSNRPTPHATYRLQLHGDFGFADAASILDHLVELGISHVYLSPIGTASAGSTHGYDWLPPPAVADVLGGLEGLRALRSAAAERGLGLIIDIVPNHTGVADALANPWFADLLRHGSGSAYASYFDADFGVDNGADGKLALPIVAADGDLSPLEIDEHGNLRYYDHAFPIAPGTGDGAPGEVHSRQHYRLVPWNSGLIGYRRFFTVDELAGLRQEDPEVYDATHQWLRELLDADLIDGVRVDHPDGLWDPQDYLRRLRADVGDDRLLYIEKILAPDEPLEPTLPVEGTTGYDHMRVIDAVFVAPAGVAQLTEVHERITGETGDARWVETAEHDRKLRTLRESFPAELRRLVRAINAVGGGAPAADTDLIAAACAELIAALGVYRADYPSLRPRLLAVAAGIGDAKPELRPALEVIVRETAEPGEVTSRLAQTCGAVTAKSVEDSLFYRTARLVSAQEVGGDPANPVLSLTEFHRHNAERATTWPLAMTATSTHDTKRGEDVRARIAVLAQVPARWSQLVDRVWRDTDVPDDLTGYFLLQNIFGVWPIDGRITDELRERLIEYARKATREAGLRTTWTEIDEEFEAAVEAWIGQVTTGDIAAAVTELVDRIASAWEQEALARKAIAILGPGVPDIYQGTEWWEDSLVDPDNRRPVDFGRSTEHPKTELVRDALRARARHADAFGASGTYQRLTADGPAADHTIAFARGTDDGPSVVVVTARFTHSLDDEAAAATSITLPPGSRWRDERTGTVHDGAVDLRTARSRHPVAILVRD; from the coding sequence ATGAGCAATCGTCCGACCCCGCACGCGACGTATCGGCTCCAGCTGCACGGCGACTTCGGGTTCGCCGACGCCGCAAGCATCCTCGACCACCTCGTCGAGTTGGGGATCAGTCACGTCTACCTCTCCCCGATCGGCACGGCGTCGGCCGGCTCGACGCACGGCTACGACTGGCTACCGCCACCGGCGGTGGCGGATGTGCTCGGCGGTCTCGAGGGTCTGCGCGCATTACGTTCGGCGGCAGCCGAACGCGGGCTGGGTCTGATCATCGACATCGTCCCGAACCACACCGGGGTGGCCGACGCGCTCGCCAATCCATGGTTCGCCGACCTGCTCCGCCACGGGTCGGGGTCGGCGTACGCGAGCTATTTCGATGCCGACTTCGGAGTCGACAACGGGGCCGACGGGAAGCTGGCGCTGCCGATCGTCGCCGCCGACGGCGACCTGAGTCCACTCGAGATCGACGAGCACGGAAACCTGCGGTACTACGATCATGCATTCCCGATCGCCCCCGGCACCGGCGACGGAGCTCCGGGTGAGGTCCACTCCCGCCAGCACTATCGGCTCGTCCCCTGGAACAGCGGGCTCATCGGGTACCGGCGGTTCTTCACCGTCGACGAGCTCGCCGGTCTGCGCCAGGAGGATCCCGAGGTCTACGACGCCACGCACCAGTGGCTGCGTGAGTTGCTCGACGCCGACCTCATCGACGGTGTGCGCGTGGATCATCCCGACGGCCTGTGGGATCCGCAGGACTACCTGCGTCGCCTCCGCGCCGACGTGGGCGACGATCGGTTGCTCTACATCGAGAAGATCCTGGCTCCCGACGAGCCGCTCGAGCCGACCCTGCCGGTCGAGGGCACCACCGGGTACGACCACATGCGCGTCATCGACGCGGTGTTCGTGGCACCGGCCGGGGTCGCCCAGCTCACCGAAGTGCACGAACGGATCACCGGCGAGACGGGAGACGCACGGTGGGTGGAGACCGCCGAGCACGATCGGAAACTCCGCACGCTGCGCGAGTCCTTCCCGGCCGAGCTGCGACGCCTCGTGCGCGCGATCAACGCCGTCGGCGGCGGTGCGCCCGCCGCCGACACGGACCTCATCGCCGCTGCCTGTGCCGAACTCATCGCCGCTCTCGGGGTCTATCGGGCCGACTACCCGTCGCTGCGTCCACGCCTCCTCGCGGTGGCCGCCGGCATCGGCGACGCGAAGCCGGAACTGCGTCCGGCACTCGAGGTCATCGTGCGCGAGACGGCGGAGCCCGGCGAGGTGACGTCGCGACTGGCCCAGACCTGCGGCGCGGTGACCGCGAAGAGCGTCGAGGACAGCCTGTTCTACCGCACGGCCAGGCTCGTGTCCGCCCAGGAGGTCGGCGGCGACCCCGCGAACCCGGTGTTGTCGCTCACCGAGTTCCACCGGCACAACGCCGAGCGTGCGACGACCTGGCCGCTGGCGATGACGGCGACATCGACGCACGACACCAAACGCGGCGAGGACGTGCGCGCACGCATCGCGGTGCTCGCCCAGGTCCCCGCCCGCTGGTCCCAGCTGGTCGACAGAGTCTGGCGTGACACCGACGTGCCGGATGACCTGACCGGATACTTCCTGCTGCAGAACATCTTCGGAGTCTGGCCGATCGACGGCCGGATCACCGACGAGCTACGCGAGCGACTGATCGAGTACGCCCGGAAGGCGACTCGGGAGGCTGGACTCCGCACCACGTGGACGGAGATCGACGAGGAGTTCGAGGCGGCAGTCGAGGCCTGGATCGGCCAGGTCACCACCGGCGACATCGCGGCCGCGGTCACCGAACTCGTCGACCGGATCGCATCGGCGTGGGAGCAGGAAGCACTCGCCCGCAAGGCGATTGCGATCCTGGGCCCCGGGGTGCCCGACATCTACCAGGGCACCGAATGGTGGGAGGACTCGCTCGTCGACCCCGACAATCGGCGACCTGTCGACTTCGGCCGCTCGACCGAGCATCCCAAGACCGAACTCGTACGGGATGCCCTGCGGGCCCGGGCCCGTCACGCCGATGCGTTCGGTGCGTCCGGTACCTACCAGCGGTTGACCGCCGACGGGCCGGCCGCCGATCACACCATCGCGTTCGCGCGCGGTACCGACGACGGCCCCTCGGTCGTCGTAGTCACCGCGCGGTTCACCCACAGCCTCGACGACGAGGCGGCGGCCGCCACGTCGATCACATTGCCCCCGGGGTCGCGATGGCGTGACGAGCGGACGGGCACCGTGCACGACGGGGCGGTCGATCTCCGCACCGCGCGCAGCCGGCACCCGGTGGCGATTCTCGTGCGGGACTGA
- a CDS encoding MlaD family protein gives MSGVFGVLRRNSVLVGNIALVLVMVVGLGYLTLGVLRWQPLADKYSLTIEFPISGGLQETSGVTLRGASIGDVDTVRVQPDSVEVVVTVDDRYKINRDSKVAALGLSAAGEQYVDFQPATSDGPYLEDGDVIRADQTEVTVPFSQLLESSLELINQIDPAKLRSAVDNLKIALYDEDGPNDLSVIFDSGGTIFAKLYTALPETTKFIQNAGTIFKTTAQIQPDFGTTVAGLSSLVNAAASSDKELRELLDRGPSQFTSLAGSINQLTDPITDVTKQFVDIAEQGALRAPALATLFPAIRDASVKSLTMFHDGAWWAFGSVYPRPSCNYPVTPRRPTQILELTIPTNLYCVTEDPRQQIRGSANAPRPPGDDTAGPPPGYDPNARTVPLDK, from the coding sequence ATGAGCGGCGTGTTCGGAGTCCTGCGCCGGAATTCGGTACTCGTGGGCAACATCGCCCTGGTGCTCGTGATGGTCGTCGGACTCGGCTACCTCACCCTGGGGGTCCTGCGGTGGCAACCCCTCGCCGACAAGTACTCGCTCACAATCGAGTTCCCCATCTCCGGCGGTCTGCAGGAGACCTCGGGGGTCACGCTGCGAGGTGCCAGCATCGGTGATGTGGACACCGTTCGGGTGCAACCGGATTCGGTCGAGGTCGTGGTCACTGTGGACGACCGGTACAAGATCAACCGCGATTCCAAGGTCGCGGCGCTGGGACTGTCGGCGGCGGGTGAGCAGTACGTCGACTTCCAGCCGGCCACCTCCGACGGGCCCTATCTCGAGGACGGCGATGTCATCCGGGCAGACCAGACCGAGGTCACCGTTCCGTTCTCGCAGCTGCTCGAGTCCTCGCTGGAACTGATCAACCAGATCGACCCCGCGAAACTCCGTTCCGCCGTGGACAATCTGAAGATCGCGCTGTACGACGAGGACGGCCCGAACGACCTGTCGGTGATCTTCGACTCGGGCGGCACCATCTTCGCGAAGCTGTACACGGCGTTGCCGGAGACGACCAAGTTCATCCAGAACGCGGGCACCATCTTCAAGACGACCGCGCAGATCCAGCCCGACTTCGGCACGACGGTGGCCGGACTCAGTTCGCTGGTGAACGCGGCGGCGTCCTCCGACAAGGAACTCCGTGAGCTCCTCGATCGGGGTCCATCGCAGTTCACGAGTCTGGCCGGTTCGATCAATCAGCTGACCGATCCGATCACTGACGTGACGAAGCAGTTCGTCGACATCGCCGAACAGGGTGCGCTGCGGGCGCCGGCTCTGGCGACGCTGTTCCCCGCCATCCGGGACGCCAGTGTCAAGAGCCTCACCATGTTCCACGACGGAGCCTGGTGGGCCTTCGGCTCGGTCTATCCGCGCCCGAGTTGCAACTACCCGGTGACCCCACGTCGGCCGACGCAGATCCTCGAGCTGACCATCCCGACCAATCTGTACTGTGTGACCGAGGATCCGCGTCAGCAGATCCGAGGCTCGGCCAACGCGCCGCGGCCGCCGGGCGATGACACCGCGGGACCGCCGCCGGGTTACGACCCGAACGCCCGTACCGTTCCGCTCGACAAGTGA
- a CDS encoding MlaD family protein, translated as MRTATMDSLDRPGPGGRPSPARSRRWPDRRNGLRRGGVLAVLLAALMGLTGCGLLPSLTVEQIPLPAPGGIGDSITLNAKFDNALNLPARAKVKLNGTDVGQVTDLVAKDYTALVTMEVSKKTKLPVGTGAELRQATPLGDVFVALLPPIEARDGLMVDGDTLTGPTSAAATVEDLLISMSGVVDSGSLNSLTVILTELSSAVATNPTDLNGAIRGLTTGIRKLNQSSAAVDRSLATTRVLTGQLADGRAQIMASINKLGPALESLNGQIATILTTLDKTQQVTAATNDFLDTDQDNLVEMLGHLSTVLAGLRQAAGPLGSLADNLHTLTPKWVKSTPGSAAAVSSKVYWLSPGVGFDAASRLPEIEDVDEGSAALQQTLTRLLARITGTKGCCG; from the coding sequence ATGAGAACGGCGACAATGGACTCGCTGGACCGTCCGGGGCCGGGCGGACGTCCGTCACCGGCGCGGTCACGCCGCTGGCCCGATCGCCGGAACGGGCTTCGCCGAGGTGGCGTGCTCGCGGTGTTGCTCGCCGCGCTGATGGGACTGACCGGGTGCGGTCTGCTCCCGAGTCTCACGGTCGAGCAGATCCCGCTGCCGGCACCGGGTGGTATCGGGGACTCGATCACGCTGAACGCGAAGTTCGACAACGCGCTGAACCTGCCGGCGCGGGCGAAGGTGAAGCTCAACGGAACCGACGTCGGGCAGGTCACCGACCTCGTCGCCAAGGACTACACCGCCCTCGTGACCATGGAGGTCAGCAAGAAGACCAAACTCCCGGTGGGCACCGGCGCCGAGCTGCGCCAGGCCACGCCGCTGGGCGATGTGTTCGTCGCGCTGCTGCCGCCGATCGAGGCGCGTGACGGGCTCATGGTCGACGGGGACACCCTCACCGGTCCGACGTCGGCCGCGGCGACGGTCGAGGATCTCCTGATCAGCATGAGCGGGGTCGTGGACAGCGGGTCCCTCAACTCGCTGACCGTCATTCTCACCGAACTGAGCAGCGCCGTCGCGACGAACCCGACGGACCTCAACGGCGCCATCCGCGGCCTGACGACCGGTATCCGGAAGCTGAACCAGAGTTCTGCGGCGGTCGACCGGTCGCTGGCCACCACACGCGTCCTGACCGGGCAACTCGCGGACGGGCGCGCACAGATCATGGCGTCGATCAACAAGCTGGGTCCGGCGCTCGAGTCGCTGAACGGGCAGATCGCCACGATCCTGACCACGCTGGACAAGACCCAGCAGGTCACCGCGGCGACCAACGACTTCCTCGACACCGACCAGGACAACCTCGTCGAGATGCTCGGCCATCTGTCGACGGTGCTGGCCGGCCTCCGGCAGGCCGCCGGCCCGCTCGGATCGCTGGCCGACAACCTGCACACGCTGACTCCGAAGTGGGTCAAGTCCACGCCGGGCAGCGCGGCCGCGGTGTCATCGAAGGTCTACTGGCTCAGCCCTGGTGTCGGATTCGACGCGGCGAGCAGGCTGCCCGAGATCGAGGACGTCGACGAGGGTTCGGCTGCGCTGCAGCAGACACTGACCCGCCTGCTGGCGCGGATCACCGGGACCAAGGGGTGTTGCGGATGA
- a CDS encoding MCE family protein, with protein MHANRSRRPILLIGIALLGILGLSGCSMIPGSWKAAVGQAIEVTAYFDNVAGLYVSNDVAVLGMPVGQVTAVEPQGDRVKVTMTIDNDVPVPADATAAIVNTSIVTTRHVELSPAYDGGPKLQDGSVLKETKAPVSVGELFDAIDGLVVALKGEGRGPGPLAEMIDITSGIATGNGEEIRAALDELGGASDVVAGNSDALVDIIETIEGLTTTLVQNYPKMTAFSKSVNEVSELLGDQAPGLLATLGNLNQTLQNTTVFLQNNTNTMSVSFDRLAALTANLSDYSRQVVETIDVGPLLFQNLSNSISAEQGAWRAQVLLDKSLVDNELLAKFCEAINLQKDGCRTGKLKDFGPDLGIYSAMLELTK; from the coding sequence ATGCACGCCAACCGATCCCGCCGCCCGATCCTGCTGATCGGGATCGCGCTGCTGGGCATCCTCGGGCTCTCGGGCTGCTCGATGATCCCCGGGAGCTGGAAAGCGGCGGTCGGACAGGCCATCGAGGTCACCGCCTACTTCGACAACGTCGCCGGGCTGTACGTCAGCAACGACGTCGCCGTCCTCGGCATGCCGGTCGGTCAGGTCACCGCGGTCGAGCCACAGGGTGACCGGGTGAAGGTGACCATGACGATCGACAACGACGTCCCGGTCCCCGCCGACGCGACCGCGGCGATCGTCAACACCTCGATCGTCACCACCCGGCACGTCGAGCTCTCACCGGCCTACGACGGCGGACCGAAGCTCCAGGACGGATCGGTCCTGAAGGAGACGAAGGCGCCGGTCTCGGTCGGCGAATTGTTCGACGCCATTGACGGTCTGGTCGTCGCACTCAAGGGCGAAGGTCGAGGCCCCGGGCCGCTCGCGGAGATGATCGACATCACCTCCGGCATCGCGACCGGCAACGGCGAGGAGATCCGCGCGGCACTCGACGAACTCGGCGGGGCGTCAGATGTGGTGGCGGGCAACAGCGATGCCCTCGTCGACATCATCGAGACCATCGAGGGACTGACTACCACCCTGGTACAGAACTATCCGAAGATGACGGCCTTCTCGAAGTCGGTCAACGAAGTGTCGGAGCTGTTGGGCGACCAGGCGCCGGGTCTGCTCGCGACGCTCGGGAACCTGAACCAGACCTTGCAGAACACGACCGTGTTCCTGCAGAACAACACCAACACGATGTCGGTGTCGTTCGACCGGCTCGCCGCGTTGACCGCCAACCTCAGCGACTACTCGCGGCAGGTGGTGGAGACCATCGACGTCGGACCGCTGCTCTTCCAGAATCTGAGCAACTCCATCTCGGCCGAACAGGGCGCGTGGCGCGCACAGGTGCTCCTCGACAAGTCCCTCGTCGACAACGAACTGCTCGCCAAGTTCTGTGAGGCGATCAACCTGCAGAAGGACGGTTGCCGGACGGGCAAGCTCAAGGACTTCGGTCCCGATCTCGGGATCTACTCGGCGATGCTGGAGCTGACGAAATGA
- a CDS encoding MCE family protein → MSWFRKSFRNNRRVWAGVIGAVVIVALLLGVTALATAHLGKQTLTGDFAQAGGIRPGDKVRVAGIDVGEVTETELAGQHVAITMKVDNDVRVTSNGSAEIKMSTLLGQRYIDVSLGDSPEDAPDGHIAKTAVPYDLQRTIEAGAPILTGIDDKTLSESIRTLNRQLAGVPAITEPTFEALTQMSKVITNRKDQINQLIADTKTITTIVNDNQAQLAVIVGQGRDLTQKIVAREELVTRMLDGIAELTEQATAVAGENANQFAPIMANLNTITQGLEKNRNNLRKLLEILPVTARLTNNVIGDGPYANGYLPWGIFPDNWLCLARVVDGC, encoded by the coding sequence ATGAGCTGGTTCCGTAAGAGTTTCCGCAACAACCGGCGGGTGTGGGCCGGTGTGATCGGTGCCGTGGTCATCGTCGCCCTCCTGCTGGGCGTGACGGCCCTCGCCACCGCGCATCTGGGCAAGCAGACGCTCACCGGCGACTTCGCTCAGGCCGGCGGTATCCGGCCGGGGGACAAGGTCCGCGTCGCAGGCATCGACGTCGGCGAGGTCACCGAGACCGAACTCGCCGGGCAGCACGTGGCGATCACCATGAAGGTCGACAACGACGTCCGGGTGACGTCCAACGGCTCGGCGGAGATCAAGATGTCGACGCTGCTCGGTCAGCGCTACATCGATGTGTCGCTAGGGGATTCGCCCGAGGACGCGCCCGATGGACACATCGCGAAGACCGCGGTGCCCTACGACCTGCAGCGCACCATCGAGGCGGGGGCGCCGATCCTGACCGGTATCGACGACAAGACGCTCTCCGAGAGCATCCGGACCCTCAACCGGCAGCTCGCCGGCGTGCCGGCGATCACCGAGCCGACCTTCGAGGCGCTCACCCAGATGTCGAAGGTCATCACCAACCGCAAGGACCAGATCAATCAGCTGATCGCCGACACCAAGACGATCACGACCATCGTCAACGACAATCAGGCCCAGCTCGCCGTGATCGTCGGGCAGGGACGCGATCTCACCCAGAAGATCGTCGCGCGTGAGGAACTGGTCACCCGCATGCTCGACGGCATCGCCGAACTCACCGAGCAGGCGACCGCGGTGGCCGGCGAGAACGCCAACCAGTTCGCGCCGATCATGGCGAACCTGAACACGATCACGCAGGGGCTGGAGAAGAACCGCAACAACCTCCGCAAGCTGCTGGAGATCCTGCCGGTCACCGCGCGCCTGACCAACAACGTCATCGGTGACGGGCCCTACGCCAACGGCTACCTGCCGTGGGGCATCTTCCCGGACAACTGGCTGTGCCTGGCGCGGGTGGTGGACGGATGCTGA